A single Drechmeria coniospora strain ARSEF 6962 chromosome 03, whole genome shotgun sequence DNA region contains:
- a CDS encoding Ankyrin repeat-containing protein P1E11.10 translates to MAETPNPFLLAADNSPALLPFLRENLQLASAQDEHGYSLLHAAASYNHLDLLQILVREFHVDINLKDEDDETALFVVETPEAAKVLVEELSIDVGHRSSEGLTAREKVEADGDFPAVASYLASVECIKSDNHVQSVGASHVPDAINALPSSKAIKFTVGTVDQGDDDIKEVDTEFRQRIEEFARRDDFASESGQADLRKLVEAIMGPTRGDGC, encoded by the coding sequence ATGGCGGAGACACCGAACCCATTCCTACTTGCTGCAGACAATAGCCCCGCGCTCCTGCCTTTCCTGCGCGAAAATCTCCAGCTGGCATCGGCCCAGGACGAGCACGGCTACTCTCTCCTACACGCTGCCGCTAGCTACAATCATCTCGACCTGCTGCAAATCCTCGTACGCGAATTTCATGTTGACATCAACCTGAaagacgaggatgatgagACAGCTCTATTCGTTGTGGAGACTCCTGAGGCTGCCAAGGTTCTTGTTGAAGAACTGTCTATTGACGTTGGCCATCGCAGCTCCGAAGGCTTGACGGCAAGGGAGAAGGTGGAAGCCGACGGAGATTTCCCAGCCGTGGCTTCATATCTTGCCTCTGTCGAATGTATCAAATCTGACAACCACGTTCAATCTGTCGGGGCCAGTCATGTCCCTGACGCAATAAACGCCCTCCCTTCGTCCAAGGCTATAAAATTCACAGTGGGCACTGTGGACCAGGGTGACGATGATATCAAAGAAGTCGACACTGAGTTTCGCCAGCGTATAGAAGAGTTTGCTCGACGAGATGACTTCGCCTCTGAGAGTGGCCAAGCGGACTTGCGCAAACTTGTCGAAGCCATTATGGGACCGACCAGGGGCGATGGATGCTAG